A genomic window from Emys orbicularis isolate rEmyOrb1 chromosome 24, rEmyOrb1.hap1, whole genome shotgun sequence includes:
- the FAM32A gene encoding protein FAM32A, whose translation MADYESVQRAPLRLKGSGAAPALGKRKKKAAKDKSKILEQIVSSKKQEEEKTRALDKRTPAQLAYEKMQEKRQMERILKKASKTHKQRVEDFNRHLDALTEHYDIPKVSWTK comes from the exons ATGGCGGATTATGAGAGTGTCCAGCGCGCGCCGCTGCGGCTGAAGGGGAGCGGTGCGGCCCCGGCGCTTGGGAAGCG GAAGAAGAAGGCGGCTAAGGACAAAAGCAAAATCCTGGAGCAGATCGTGAGCAGTAAGAAGCAAGAGGAGGAGAAGACGCGGGCTCTGGACAAGCGGACCCCTGCACAGCTTGCCTATGAGAAGATGCAAGAGAAAAGG CAAATGGAAAGAATACTGAAGAAAGCCTCCAAAACTCATAAACAAAGAGTTGAA gATTTCAACAGACACTTGGATGCTCTGACTGAACATTATGACATTCCCAAAGTTAGCTGGACTAAGTGA